In Candidatus Methylomirabilota bacterium, one DNA window encodes the following:
- a CDS encoding DUF2470 domain-containing protein produces the protein MSSHAGPPAAQTDRPPVPEPTFAERARTLVAQARTGTLATLSRKHPGHPFASLMPYALDPAGRPLVLISSMAVHTQNLTADARASLLVTQPDPPAEPLAGGRVTLMGEVTQVPTSERADREIYLTRHPPARSWAEFPDFALWRLEVRDVYFVAGFGAMGWVSAGEYGAARPDPLADVAGGILEHMNRDHAEALRLYAGFFAGTEADEASMTSLDRLGFKLRLRRGPRRWSVRVAFPREVTTAAEARAVLIEMLQQARASRPPSSS, from the coding sequence TTGAGCTCCCACGCCGGGCCACCGGCGGCCCAGACCGACAGACCGCCCGTCCCCGAGCCCACGTTCGCCGAGCGGGCGCGGACGCTCGTGGCCCAGGCGCGCACCGGGACCCTGGCCACGCTGTCGCGCAAGCACCCGGGTCACCCGTTCGCCTCGCTCATGCCCTACGCGCTCGATCCCGCCGGCCGGCCGCTCGTGCTCATCTCCTCGATGGCCGTCCACACGCAGAACCTCACGGCCGATGCGCGGGCGAGCCTGCTCGTCACCCAGCCCGACCCGCCAGCCGAGCCGCTGGCCGGAGGGCGGGTGACGCTGATGGGTGAAGTCACGCAGGTCCCGACGAGCGAGCGCGCCGACCGGGAGATCTACCTGACGCGGCATCCCCCCGCCCGCTCCTGGGCGGAGTTTCCCGACTTCGCGCTGTGGCGCCTCGAGGTGCGCGACGTCTACTTCGTGGCCGGGTTCGGCGCCATGGGCTGGGTGAGCGCCGGCGAGTACGGCGCCGCACGGCCGGACCCGCTGGCCGACGTGGCGGGCGGAATCCTGGAGCACATGAACCGCGATCACGCCGAGGCCTTGCGGCTCTATGCTGGCTTCTTCGCCGGCACGGAGGCCGACGAGGCCAGCATGACCTCCCTCGACCGTCTGGGCTTCAAGCTGCGGCTGCGTCGCGGCCCCCGACGCTGGAGCGTGCGCGTCGCCTTTCCCCGGGAGGTCACCACGGCCGCCGAGGCCCGCGCCGTCTTGATCGAGATGCTGCAACAGGCGCGCGCCAGTCGGCCCCCCTCCAGTTCTTGA
- a CDS encoding EthD family reductase produces MIRISVLYPNEAGKKFDHAYYKDKHMPLVAQRLTPFGMIRYEVDKGMAGGAPGSPAPFVGACHIYFDALANFQKGMGQHGKELMADVANYTDIPPQIQISEIVS; encoded by the coding sequence ATGATCCGGATCAGCGTGCTCTACCCCAACGAAGCGGGCAAGAAGTTCGATCACGCCTACTACAAGGACAAGCACATGCCGCTGGTCGCCCAGCGGCTCACGCCCTTCGGCATGATCCGGTACGAGGTCGACAAAGGCATGGCCGGTGGGGCGCCCGGCAGCCCGGCGCCGTTCGTGGGCGCCTGCCACATCTACTTCGACGCGCTCGCCAACTTCCAGAAGGGCATGGGCCAGCACGGCAAGGAGCTCATGGCCGACGTCGCGAACTACACGGACATCCCGCCGCAGATCCAGATCAGCGAGATCGTGAGCTGA
- a CDS encoding roadblock/LC7 domain-containing protein, with the protein MIPPTAAKPSLDLDLMLADLARLEHVQGGLVISPDGRVMAIHLPRELAVEPLAAMATTLGRDLELQEPPIRRGTFMMAHVATGDGTVFVCATPVGFIVLLADPEMNRKAVRHALIAAMQAVRPACA; encoded by the coding sequence ATGATCCCGCCCACCGCCGCCAAGCCCAGCCTCGATCTCGATCTGATGCTGGCCGACCTGGCCCGCCTCGAGCACGTCCAGGGCGGCCTCGTGATCTCCCCGGACGGCCGGGTCATGGCGATCCACCTGCCCCGTGAGCTTGCCGTCGAGCCGCTGGCCGCCATGGCCACCACGCTGGGACGTGATCTGGAGCTGCAGGAGCCGCCGATACGCCGGGGGACCTTCATGATGGCCCACGTCGCGACCGGCGACGGGACCGTGTTCGTGTGCGCCACGCCCGTCGGCTTCATCGTGCTCCTCGCCGACCCCGAGATGAATCGCAAGGCCGTCCGCCACGCCCTGATCGCGGCGATGCAGGCGGTCCGGCCGGCCTGCGCCTGA
- the tcuA gene encoding FAD-dependent tricarballylate dehydrogenase TcuA: MARAADVIVVGGGSAALCAALSAREHGARVLVLEKAPEAWRGGNSYFTAGGFRFAFKSFQELRALVGDLSDQEVAAMEVDPYTEDTYYDDLMRVTEDCADADLGLLLVRQSLPTVQWMRDIGIRWIPMFGRQAYKIGNRFRFWGGMVLEAVGGGAGLIDMEYAAAAKAGIDVRFEAKATRLVTDDRGSVTGVVIRTPQGTETIGARAVVLAAGGFEANAEMRTRYLGPNWELARVRGTPYNTGDAIRMALDANAVPWGHWSGCHAVQWDLNAPWHGDRKVGDNFQKHSYPLGIIVNLRGERFVDEGADFRNYTYVKYGRAVIQQPRRAAFQIFDQKVVSLLREEYRIREVTKAEDPTLEGLARKLEIDVEGFVRTVRAFNTAVQPGEFNPAVKDGKATRGITPPKSNWAQPLDTPPFVGYAVTTGITFTFGGLRIGSEAQVIDCEERPIPGLFAAGELVGGLFYHNYPGGAGLMAGAVFGRIAGRSAAKAALGG, from the coding sequence GTGGCCAGGGCGGCCGACGTCATCGTGGTCGGTGGAGGCAGCGCCGCGCTCTGCGCGGCGCTGTCGGCGCGCGAGCACGGCGCCCGCGTCCTGGTGCTGGAAAAAGCCCCCGAGGCCTGGCGGGGCGGTAACTCGTACTTCACGGCCGGGGGCTTTCGCTTCGCCTTCAAGTCCTTCCAGGAGCTGCGCGCGCTGGTCGGCGACCTGTCCGACCAGGAAGTGGCCGCCATGGAGGTGGACCCGTACACGGAGGACACCTACTACGACGACCTGATGCGCGTGACCGAGGACTGCGCCGACGCCGACCTGGGCCTGCTCCTGGTGCGGCAATCGCTGCCCACGGTGCAGTGGATGCGGGACATCGGCATCCGCTGGATCCCCATGTTCGGCCGCCAGGCCTACAAGATCGGCAACCGGTTCCGGTTCTGGGGCGGCATGGTGCTGGAGGCGGTGGGCGGGGGCGCCGGCCTGATCGACATGGAGTACGCCGCCGCCGCCAAGGCTGGCATCGACGTGCGCTTCGAGGCCAAGGCGACCCGGCTCGTGACCGACGACCGCGGCAGCGTCACCGGCGTCGTCATCCGCACGCCGCAGGGCACCGAGACGATCGGCGCCCGCGCGGTCGTGCTGGCCGCCGGCGGGTTCGAGGCCAATGCCGAGATGCGCACGCGGTACCTGGGCCCGAACTGGGAGCTGGCGCGCGTGCGCGGCACCCCGTACAACACGGGTGACGCGATCCGGATGGCCCTCGACGCCAACGCCGTCCCCTGGGGCCACTGGAGCGGCTGCCACGCCGTGCAGTGGGACCTCAACGCGCCCTGGCACGGGGACCGCAAAGTGGGCGACAACTTCCAGAAGCACTCGTACCCGCTGGGGATCATCGTCAACCTGCGGGGCGAGCGCTTCGTCGACGAGGGCGCCGACTTCCGCAACTACACCTACGTGAAGTACGGTCGCGCCGTGATCCAGCAGCCCCGCCGCGCCGCGTTCCAGATCTTCGACCAGAAGGTGGTGTCGCTGCTCCGCGAGGAGTACCGGATCCGGGAGGTGACCAAAGCCGAGGACCCCACGCTGGAAGGGCTGGCCCGCAAGCTCGAGATCGACGTCGAGGGGTTCGTGCGCACCGTCCGCGCGTTCAATACCGCCGTGCAGCCGGGCGAGTTCAATCCCGCCGTCAAGGACGGTAAGGCCACCCGCGGCATCACACCCCCCAAGTCGAACTGGGCGCAGCCGCTGGATACTCCACCGTTCGTGGGCTACGCGGTCACCACCGGCATCACGTTCACGTTCGGGGGCCTGCGGATCGGCAGCGAGGCCCAGGTGATCGACTGCGAGGAGCGCCCCATCCCCGGGCTGTTCGCAGCCGGGGAACTGGTGGGTGGTCTCTTCTATCACAACTATCCGGGCGGGGCCGGGCTCATGGCCGGAGCCGTCTTCGGGCGCATCGCGGGGCGCTCCGCGGCGAAGGCCGCGCTGGGAGGCTAG